The DNA window AATTTTAAAATCGAAGCCAGTAAAATGGAAGCCATCAGACGTGGTTGCATCGGTTAGACTAATGGCTCGAGAGCTGCAACAATCGTGGAGAATAGAAATTGTGATGGGATTGCTTGTAGAAAAGCTTGGTGTAGAAAAAGTCAGAGAACTTTTTCCTTTGGATGCCGATGATATAAAAATAGTACCGATAAAAACATCTCTTTCCTCTCTTTTTCAATCCATGAAAAATTCTGAAAACCAAATCCGATCCATTATGCACTCGGATGGCTCTGTTATGGGCTCTAATAATATGGTAGTCGGAAGACCTCTTACAAAATCAGGAAAACCTATTTTAACAAACGACCCTCATCTCGGAACGTCCCAACCCGCCTGGTGGTACGAAATGCATTTAAAAGGTGGCGATATAAATGTTAGCGGTATTTGTTTGCCGGGCTTACCTCTTCCTGTAATTGGGCAAAATGAGTTTTGTGCATGGGGATTCACCAACGTAATGGCGGACGATATGGATTTTTTTGTAGAAACCCTTCACCCAGAAAACAAAACACTATATAAACATAAGGGCGAATGGAAAACAATTGAAGAGGTCGAAGAAACCATACCCCTTAAATCGGGCGGCGAAAAAAGAATTATCATTCGTAAAACCGTTCACGGACCGATTATTAGCGATATTCACGATTTAATTGAAGGATCAAATACGGCAGTGTCTATGGCGTGGGTCGGGAATAGAGAATCAAATGAAATAAAAGCCCTTTTAGAAATGTCATATATAAAAAACTGGGAAGATTATTCAAAAGTTGTAAAACAAATATCGATACCCGGACAAAATATTGTATATGCGGATATTAATGGAAACATAGGCTGGAGACCTGCGGTCAAAATCCCTATTAGAAAAGAAGGAAACAGCCTTATTCCCAGACCCGGAGAATCGGGCGAATATGATTGGACAGGGTTTGTCCCATTTGATGAAATGCCATACTTGTTAAACCCGGACGCCGGATTTATAGTAACAGCTAACAATAAAACGATAGACGACTCATATCCATATTATATATCAAATCAGTTTGCTCCTCCGAGCCGAGCAATTCGCTTTACGGAAATGGTGACGGAAACAAAAAATATTACCATAGAAGATGTGAAGAAAATGCTGATTGATCAACTTTCACCCCAATCTCGCGAAATAACCAGATATTTTTTACAAAGTAGATCAGGAACAGAAACGGGAAATCTTAAGTTTGCCTATGATTTATTAGCTGACTGGGATTTTATTGAATCGCCAAATTCACAAGCTGCATTGGTTTTTCACGTGGCATTCAGCCATTTGCTGAAAAATATTTATGGTGACGAATTAAATGAAATTGAAGATGGCATATTAGAGGATTTTCTAGAAATGCCGATGGTGCCAATCAGAAGTCTTTTGGCACTTCTTAGGTCTGGATCTTCGAGTTGGTTTGACAACGTTCGAACAACAAGAATTGAAACTATGGAAGAGATATTATATATTTCAATGCGCGAAGCTGTAAGCGAAATAGAAAGAAATATTAGTACAGTTCCAGGCAGATGGGTTTGGTCAAAAGTGCATAAGATTACCTATACACACCCCCTGGGCAAAATAGCCATTCTTGATAAACTATTTGGATTTAACGTGGGTCCCTTTTTATCTGGAGGTTCGTCGGGAACAGTAAATAAGGGACAGTATAAACACTTATCGGGATACACGACCATTGTTGCCCCTTCGATGCGGCGCATTGTTGATTTTGGAAATTTAAACAACACGCAATTTATTTTACCAACGGGCCAGTCCGGAATTCCATCAAGCCCCCATTACAAAGATCAAGCAGAAATGTTTGTTAATGGAAAATTTAGAACAACATATTTTGAAGAAAATTATATTAGAACCGCCAACGATTTTCAAAAGATGGTTTTTCAACCCCTAGAATAATACCATGTTTGTAGGTTTTATTATATTTTTAGTACTTTATTTTTATCACAACACATGGAGCCCCAAAAACGTAAATATTTTTTATAAGTCAAGCCCCCTTTACATTGCCCACCGAGGAGCGCCGAACAGCGAACCGGAAAACACCATCCCATCTTTTTTATCCGCCGTTAACGCAGGATTGACCGCCATTGAATTAGACGTTGTTAGTACGCAGGATGGGGTGGTTGTGTGTTCACATAATTTTGACCTTGAGCGAAAAACTTCTGCCGAGGGATATATTGATAAAACGACATTTGAAAATATAAAATCTCAAACAAGGCTTATTGCAAAATTAGAGGATGTTTTTACAATCGTTCCGAAACATGTAATTGTAAACATAGAAATTAAAACAAGAAATTTGTGGGATTTGAAAACCGTCAAAGAAGCCGTACGCCTAATCAATAAATATAAAATATCAGACAGAACGATACTTTCCTCATTTAATCCTATTGTTCTTCTAATGACCCACATATTAAATAGAAGCATTTATACTGCCTTTATTGTTTGGGAAAAGAAATGGATTTGGCTAATAGATTGGATACACCCGGACTTCCTTCACCCGGACTATGGATTGGTAAGTAAAGATTTAATACGATATACCAAAGAAAGAAACATGGGACTAAATGTTTGGACTGTAAATAGCAAGCCGGGGATTAGTTGGCTAGATGAAATTGGTGTTGATGGTATAATCACCGACCGACCCAAATTTTGCAAGATATAAATCACCTCCAATTTTTTTCTTCCTCTTTTTTATATGAGTTCTAATAATAACAAATGGACTTTTGCTGCAGATCGTGGAGGCACCTTTACCGATATTCTTGGAATTGATCCAAATGGGCAATTTCACCAGGAAAAAATCTTATCAGAATCGGCTCTATATGAAGATTCTGTATTAGAAGGAATCCGCCGCGTTCTTAAAAAAAATAGTCAAAATTATTCGGAAAAATTGATTTCAGAAATCAGAGTTGGAACAACCATTTGTACAAACGCACTTTTAGAACGTAAGGGATCAAAGATTGGATTGTTAATAACTTCGGGGTTTAAAGATCTCATTACAATTGGAGACCAAACGCGCCCAGATATATTTAGTTTATGGATTGAAAAACCTAAACCACTATATCAGCGGTCACTAGAAATTCGCGAGCGTATCAATTTTGAAGGAAAAGTTGAGACCCCGCTGGACATTTCCGATATCGAAAAAGCAATTGAAGAATTAAAAACTCAGGGGATTTTGACGGTTGTAACCTTATTTATGCATTCATGGAAAAACCCATCCCATGAAAAACAAGCAGCCAAAATTATCAAAGACAACGGGTTTTCTGATGTTATATGTTCCCACGAAGTTTTGCCATTGATTAAGATGGTTACTCGCGGTCAGACCGCGTTAGTAGATGGGTACTTGTCTTCATTGCTTTTATCTTACATAAAAACCCTAAAAACCCAAATTGGGAAACCAAACATACATTTTATGACAAGTTCGGGTGGTTTGGTGGATTCAAAAATAATTCGAGCTAAAGATTCCATTCTTTCCGGGCCCGCCGGAGGGGCGGTCGCAGTAGCGGCGATAAGTGACCAATTAGGAATTCGAGAAACGATTGGTTTTGATATGGGTGGCACATCCACAGATGTTTGCCGATATGATGGAGAGTTAGAACACATTTCTGAAACAGAACTCGCAGGAATTAAATATCAGACGGATCAGTTAGATGTTGAAACTGTTGCAGCGGGTGGTGGGTCAATTCTTGGTTTTGACGGACAAAAAACTACTGTCGGACCTCAATCCGCGGGGTCTTATCCGGGACCAGCTTGTTACGGAAACGGAGGGCCGCTTACCATTACTGACGCCAATTTAATTCTTGGTCGGCTTTTTCCTGAAAATATGCCTATAAATTTTGGGTCGTCGGGAATAAAAGGTTTGAATATTGAAGTTGCCTATCGGTCCTTTAAGTCCTTAACTAAAACCATCAACAAAAAAACAAATGAATGTTATACGCCTGAAATATTAGCCGAAGGATATATTGCTGTTGCAAATGAAGCGATGTGTAGGGTTATTAGGAAAATTTCGATTGCAAAAGGATATGATATTCGAAAACACACTTTAATTTGTTTTGGATCTGCCGCCGCTCAACACGTCTGCTCTATTGCCAAATCTTTAAAAATAAATAAAATTATTATTCATCCCCTAGCCGGAATTTTATCTGCATATGGAATTGCTATAGCAGATAAAACAAATAGAAAAGCAATGGCAATTATGGAAGTTCTTACAGAAAACCTTCTTTCTCATCTTGATGATAAATTTAATCAATTGGAATCCGAAATATATAAATCTCAATTTCAAAATCAATTTGATTCAATTAGGATTGATCGTTATCTCGATATGCGCCCTCTTGGCAGCGACACTTATCTTACAATAAAAGTAACCGATGTGAACAAGATTTATCCAATCCGTGAACAATTTATTAAATCATATAAAAAACGATTTGGGTTTTATCCGGAAAACAGTGAAATCGAAGTTGTTAATATAAGAACAGAGGTGTCCAAAATAGGGTTGGGACGATTTTATGAAAATATATTTTCTGGCTCTTTTAAAAAAACTAAATCAAAGCCCAAACCTGATAAGTTCAAAAAAGTATTTTTTTCGGGAAGTTGGATAAAAACACCGGTCTTTTATAGAAAAACTTTGAACCC is part of the Candidatus Neomarinimicrobiota bacterium genome and encodes:
- a CDS encoding penicillin acylase family protein → MNKKEIIITAFLLLGLFGMLWLKLYFNQPVISYSGSSNIPELESKVEVFTDRYGVPHVFAENEQDLMFMSGYLTARERLFQLSLRASAGRGELASFLGDDLVSSDIYLRTFGIPSVARRITANTDKKTLSFLRAYCAGINKWIDESEDQLPIEFKILKSKPVKWKPSDVVASVRLMARELQQSWRIEIVMGLLVEKLGVEKVRELFPLDADDIKIVPIKTSLSSLFQSMKNSENQIRSIMHSDGSVMGSNNMVVGRPLTKSGKPILTNDPHLGTSQPAWWYEMHLKGGDINVSGICLPGLPLPVIGQNEFCAWGFTNVMADDMDFFVETLHPENKTLYKHKGEWKTIEEVEETIPLKSGGEKRIIIRKTVHGPIISDIHDLIEGSNTAVSMAWVGNRESNEIKALLEMSYIKNWEDYSKVVKQISIPGQNIVYADINGNIGWRPAVKIPIRKEGNSLIPRPGESGEYDWTGFVPFDEMPYLLNPDAGFIVTANNKTIDDSYPYYISNQFAPPSRAIRFTEMVTETKNITIEDVKKMLIDQLSPQSREITRYFLQSRSGTETGNLKFAYDLLADWDFIESPNSQAALVFHVAFSHLLKNIYGDELNEIEDGILEDFLEMPMVPIRSLLALLRSGSSSWFDNVRTTRIETMEEILYISMREAVSEIERNISTVPGRWVWSKVHKITYTHPLGKIAILDKLFGFNVGPFLSGGSSGTVNKGQYKHLSGYTTIVAPSMRRIVDFGNLNNTQFILPTGQSGIPSSPHYKDQAEMFVNGKFRTTYFEENYIRTANDFQKMVFQPLE
- a CDS encoding glycerophosphodiester phosphodiesterase, with the protein product MFVGFIIFLVLYFYHNTWSPKNVNIFYKSSPLYIAHRGAPNSEPENTIPSFLSAVNAGLTAIELDVVSTQDGVVVCSHNFDLERKTSAEGYIDKTTFENIKSQTRLIAKLEDVFTIVPKHVIVNIEIKTRNLWDLKTVKEAVRLINKYKISDRTILSSFNPIVLLMTHILNRSIYTAFIVWEKKWIWLIDWIHPDFLHPDYGLVSKDLIRYTKERNMGLNVWTVNSKPGISWLDEIGVDGIITDRPKFCKI
- a CDS encoding 5-oxoprolinase; protein product: MSSNNNKWTFAADRGGTFTDILGIDPNGQFHQEKILSESALYEDSVLEGIRRVLKKNSQNYSEKLISEIRVGTTICTNALLERKGSKIGLLITSGFKDLITIGDQTRPDIFSLWIEKPKPLYQRSLEIRERINFEGKVETPLDISDIEKAIEELKTQGILTVVTLFMHSWKNPSHEKQAAKIIKDNGFSDVICSHEVLPLIKMVTRGQTALVDGYLSSLLLSYIKTLKTQIGKPNIHFMTSSGGLVDSKIIRAKDSILSGPAGGAVAVAAISDQLGIRETIGFDMGGTSTDVCRYDGELEHISETELAGIKYQTDQLDVETVAAGGGSILGFDGQKTTVGPQSAGSYPGPACYGNGGPLTITDANLILGRLFPENMPINFGSSGIKGLNIEVAYRSFKSLTKTINKKTNECYTPEILAEGYIAVANEAMCRVIRKISIAKGYDIRKHTLICFGSAAAQHVCSIAKSLKINKIIIHPLAGILSAYGIAIADKTNRKAMAIMEVLTENLLSHLDDKFNQLESEIYKSQFQNQFDSIRIDRYLDMRPLGSDTYLTIKVTDVNKIYPIREQFIKSYKKRFGFYPENSEIEVVNIRTEVSKIGLGRFYENIFSGSFKKTKSKPKPDKFKKVFFSGSWIKTPVFYRKTLNPNFIISGPAVIVDDFTTVIVEPGFTGSFNQAGHLEILAANIIKSKTSEKRDPILLEIFNHRFMSIAEQMGYTLANSAHSINIKERLDFSCAIFDARGELVANAQHIPVHIGSMGDSVKTVLSQNKNTLKKGDVFLINNPHNGGSHLPDITAVSPVIINNKLVFFVATRGHHSDIGGITPGSMSSTATTLEEEGVVIDKFLLVRDGAFFQEEISTLLSSGLYPARNIPERVSDLRAQCAANAKGIQILEQLVDEMSLNVVTAYMQHIQDNATEAMEEALNIFLGNKKIYNKKFIDTLDGGQKICVEIIISRSDNRCRIKIDFSGTSSEIKENLNTPSSVVKSAVLYVLRTLIMKNIPLNSGCFRPVDIIIPKDSLLNPSSTAAVAGGNVETSQRIVDVLYGALELTAASQGTMNNFTFGLPDGSGKQYYETIAGGSGATNGHHGASAVQVHMTNTRITDPEVLEQRFPDIRIEKFAIRKNSGGDGKWIGGDGVERAIRFLKTMKVSLLTERRVFPPYGMKYGNPGKIGKNILIQEDGQEIKMDGTEEQTINPGEKIVIKTPGGGGYGKRT